From a single Rosa rugosa chromosome 7, drRosRugo1.1, whole genome shotgun sequence genomic region:
- the LOC133720157 gene encoding uncharacterized protein LOC133720157 isoform X2, translating to MLLYVQISPRSRSYATGISNVAELNSWNMYSSLNKSHRALPWTSRNDMTLRSAMVVELPIFLNDKRLLSTQVKAPAQARQMVLSQSQRLLVLIGILTVGELDLEASKICSRTHSNLGFSPFHAAFYGFTVQG from the exons ATGTTGCTATATGTGCAGATATCTCCTAGGTCAAGAAGCTATGCAACTGGTATTTCAAATG TGGCTGAACTTAATAGCTGGAACATGTACTCAAGCTTAAATAAGAGCCATAGAGCACTTCCTTGGACTTCTAGAAATGATATGACGCTGCGTTCTGCAATG GTTGTCGAGTTGCCAATCTTCTTGAATGATAAAAGGTTGCTATCCACACAAGTAAAAGCACCTGCCCAAGCAAGGCAAATG GTTCTCAGCCAAAGCCAAAGGTTGCTGGTGTTGATTGGAATTTTAACAGTTGGGGAG CTTGACTTAGAAGCAAGTAAAATATGTTCAAGAACACATTCCAATCTGGGTTTCTCTCCATTCCATGCAGCCTTTT ATGGGTTCACAGTTCAAGGGTAA
- the LOC133720157 gene encoding uncharacterized protein LOC133720157 isoform X1: MCKGCRGGSSHGLGRAQAPPGFLGSKKKLGIYVGFYFFGTTDCRTPALFLHFFSSSQSPSSGLQFFRFSAARGLALDQCSKLLGYSLQLLHRKRFEEGAEQFRIDVAHNPNDTEESNWCFLCEAQLYGIKEARERFLEISY, encoded by the exons ATGTGTAAGGGTTGCAGGGGCGGATCCAGCCACGGGCTGGGTAGGGCTCAAGCCCCACCGGGCTTTTTgggctcaaaaaaaaaattaggtataTATGTTGGGTTTTATTTTTTCGGGACTACGGACTGCCGAACTCCAGCGCTGTTCCTtcacttcttctcctcctcccagTCTCCGAGCTCCGGCCTCcag ttcttccgtTTTTCGGCGGCTCGCGGCTTAGCCCTTGATCAATGTTCAAAATTGCTGGGTTATTCACTCCAGTTACTCCACCGAAAGAG ATTTGAAGAAGGGGCAGAGCAGTTCCGAATAGATGTTGCCCATAATCCAAATGATACAGAGGAGTCCAATTGGTGCTTTCTCTGTGAAGCTCAATTATATGGAATTAAGGAAGCAAGGGAACGGTTTCTTGAGATAAGTTATTGA